The genomic region TATAGTTTGAAGAGTTTACACTacttatgtttagtgtattgatatagttttgcaaaataaaacaagCTAAATTAAGAGTCGATAGATGATAGTGATGGATGGTATTGTTATTGCTAACGAGTAATGTTATGTTTGTGAAGGAATTTCGAAGGATGACAGGAAATGTATTTCTCAGATTTATTCATCACATGTACTTTAAGAACAATGTTCATTTTTCACACAAGGTGTACAGATAATATatcaaacttatttattttttgttatcgaCATGAATAAAGTACGTTAAAATAAACTGTTGAATTTCATATAAGttttattaatgtgaatatatatatcattcgTATATATCGGACTGAAAATTTGAAGTTTAATTGAAATTGATTTTCGTAACTTATGCGTGTACGAAGTTTTGAGATATTGTCTGTAGAACTTCGTGTAAGAATTTTtcaaaaagataaaatttatattcatttgtttcttaATGACAGTAGTAATCGCAAGCTTCAAATAATTTACAAACCAAAAGGTGTCACGTTAACGATAACATGGAAGATTTAAAAATCTCACACGTGAAAATCGAACCTATTTTGGATAAAGAAAATGCTTTGATGGAAGTCAGATTTTTGAAAAATGAAGGTCGAAAAACGTCAGTTCATAGTAGTAAGTtcatttgcatataaatttaaccCTTTGTGAAATACTAACGTTGCCCaattgtatacaaaaataaatcctgcattattataatttttattattactatgagTATAAATCAGTAACACAGAACAAGTGGTTAATACTAAGGCTGACCATTTATCACATTTatgtttttctgtactttttgatcTATAGTTTTGCTATATAATGTTCCATTAAGCGTTTTGTGACGTCTATCCTTTGTCCATCATAAGAATTGTTTCTGATGTGCAGTCATGatgtttcattaaataaacatttaagcaccaagatatataataaaaaaatatgtcatCTTAACAAACAAAGTGGAGTAAGAaatgatgtttttttaataaattaaaagctGATATATGATTTCTATAGCtagatataattaaatgtaattcttgttttttctttaaattcctACAGATGTATGTATGAATCATATCTTTCAGTATCCAAAGTTATTGGTTTGAATTAAGTTTGTATGTGAGACTTACTGAAATGTGTTTACTATTGAAATATATTGATCATacttgttattttgaaatttgtggTTATAAAATCTTTCATTAATTGTATAGTTTTTAAAAGAGGAGTTAGATTAGCTCAAGCCAGCTGGGACTGAAGTCATGATGAATGAAAGTCGGGAATACAAATGTATGTGGTCTACAGCCAGGAGTTTCAAGGGTACAaaatgcttaataacaaatgtaaCTTGCAGACCACTTGATAATAGAAAGAATGGCAGAGCAACTACAATAATTGGATTTTAACTTGCCATAAATCACAACtgtgtaatgttatatatttcagTTAAACATGTAAATATGACTTGCCGAAATGTGGTTAATTGTGAAAGATATtgacagttttaattattttgaaattctacattataaattatttgaataatgatAAGAGGTTCAGTGATGTTTGGACTTACTGTACTACACATTTCAAATAGCATTATTATTAGACTAATTAACTTACAAGTAAATACTAAATCACAAGCTACACTGGAGTAAGAATATGCTAAGATTActcttaattgtttttaattagtcTTATTATAATAGACTATATAGAATATTAGAATGATGATTAAAGAAAGGTGTAACTGGACTAGTGTTAAGAAAACATGCCATTTCATACTGAgaagttatgtttaaatattctgttttaaaaatattctattcctTTAGTGACAAGAGAAGTTATTTCCCCAGaagtttttgattttaaaataaagaatgaaaagtGTGGTGAAGTATCAGAAGAAACTGaggtaatttatatataaaaaatttataattatccTAGTATGATAAATAGCTAGAAATAGTTTAGAGAacatttatgtaatattaaatacaatgtagTTGTTCATTATTTCCAGAATTGGTGTTTTTGAATAAGTAATATTCAAAAATATCTTAAGCTGTGAACAAGAAGATATAACTGTGGCTTTGTTTTTCTATACTATATCATGGAATCATTTGACATGgatgaatattgttttaaaaatagttaatttagtgTGCATTTCTGAGGATTCTGGCAATTTAATGTTCATGGTAATCTGGACAATACTAAAatcaaattgtattaattttattcattagtggtattgtaaatgtgtgttaaaaatatataattctttctGGATCATTTTgtatcattttacattttataattaattaaaccttGTTCTGAAAGTACAACACTCAGCTTATACTCTTTGTATTCAGATTTTCTGGACTTGATCATAAATAGTTGTATAATATTATGTCTAACAAACATCCATGTGTTACTTCTCTGATTTCACATTGTCTTAACATCTTTCTGAAATTTAGTTACCTTGTTTGTCAGCTCTATTTTTCTGCTACGATGTTATTTCTTGAGCCTACAGTTTACTACTGTCGGTTTACCAGTAAATTGATTTTTACTTCATGAATTTAAagtgggtttttttgttttttttcattttctgaaagTGTGACACAAATTGTTTAGGTCTTTTAGGTGGTCAgtgttctttttttaatcataactcATGTCTTAGTTAAGCAACTTTTTTGTCACCGTTGGTCATGGTTAGaaatttttctgatattttaatgGTAACCTCCAGTATTAAGAATTTTTATAGTTGCTCTGTGTACTTTAGTTACCTGCTTATTGAATTCTATGCAGGATATTGAATTATTCTATGATAATTTTCCAATATAGTCACACTTTCATTTACACAAagctatttttatctttttacttatCCTTTGaatattggtaaaataatataaagctcAGTGCATCAGTCTATATACATCATCAATGTTTTCACCATTTTGAACATGTGCANNNNNNNNNNNNNNNNNNNNNNNNNNNNNNNNNNNNNNNNNNNNNNNNNNNNNNNNNNNNNNNNNNNNNNNNNNNNNNNNNNNNNNNNNNNNNNNNNNNNNNNNNNNNNNNNNNNNNNNNNNNNNNNNNNNNNNNNNNNNNNNNNNNNNNNNNNNNNNNNNNNNNNNNNNNNNNNNNNNNNNNNNNNNNNNNNNNNNNNNNNNNNNNNNNNNNNNNNNNNNNNNNNNNNNNNNNNNNNNNNNNNNNNNNNNNNNNNNNNNNNNNNNNNNNNNNNNNNNNNNNNNNNNNNNNNNNNNNNNNNNNNNNNNNNNNNNNNNNNNNNNNNNNNNNNNNNNNNNNNNNNNNNNNNNNNNNNNNNNNNNNNNNNNNNNNNNNNNNNNNNNNNNNNNNNNNNNNNNNNNNNNNNNNNNNNNNNNNNNNNNNNNNNNNNNNNNNNNNNNNNNNNNNNNNNNNNNNNNNNNNNNNNNNNNNNNNNNNNNNNNNNNNNNNNNNNNNNNNNNCTGCATTTCAACACTATTGTCCATTGGATACTTCATCTCTCATTCTCTGTTTACAGTTGGTAATTCTTCCTTAATGGGGTACCATCATTTGCTTATTGCCACACTTCACTTTTCAGTAAAACTGTGAATGGGTAAAATACCTTTAGTGAACAGGGATTGATATTTACACACTGAGATACTTGTCCTTTGGAAAAATAAACAGCATTTCATACTCACCTGAAGTTTCTGAGCAAAGGAAGACTCAAATTACTCAATGAAACTTCTCTATTCGGCTGtcgataaatattttttatggctATCTTCATAATTCAGTTTTATAGCCTCTGAACTTGCTGAAGTTTGGGGGTTTTGTTTCTTTACCTGGCATTTACTGAGGCTTCTAACATCCTCTTCTGATAACATCATTTATCAGTTTGCTTAATATTTAGGGGCATATCCCCTTTATTATTTATGGATCCTGTTCTGTCATGAGTGGCATCTGTCTTGAAAAACTGGTCAAAAAGGCACTGTGAGGCTGTAATGACTTAATTATACTTTCCATagcacaacacacacacatacaccactGGGATAGGGTGTTTCAcaagatgttttatttcataatgtgCCTGTTCTCAACCATACTCACCCATGGGTGAAGTAGAAGTGAATAGCTACCCATCCCTCTGATGCCTTAAATTCAATCAGTTACGTGTGggctaattttcaaaatataatttttgtggtCATCTGTTGCACTGTCTTAGATGGTGGTGTACCTTCAGACTCTTCACCACACTTTTTCCCCATTTCCAGTGGACTATGAGAACCCTTACCACTTTTCAATTCCAAGCCACTCGGGTACTGGGCCTCAGAAACATTCTCCTGGACatgataatgtaaaatacatgattataaaatgtacaaagtTGGTTACAAAactattcagttgagagtagggtaCTGGGTTTCTACCAGAATAGATGACAAGCTGTTCAATTTTAATCATTGGAATGAGATGTTAAAATTCCAGTTTATTCATTGAATTGAATCCCTTATAATATCCCCACATGGGTGTCAGTTCTCAGTATGTGTGTTTTGGATTTATTACTGAACCAATCAGCACAGGACCTCACACATGTATTACAGGTGTCTTTATTTCCTTACTCAGTTACACTTGTTCCTCCATCCATGTTGTGGGTTACCTTGATGGTACTTGCAGATCAATATGGTTTTTCTTCTAATGCCATCTCTTGATTTTATTATTCCAAGGATGATATTGCAGTGGGAATGGTTCTTGTCAGTTTGGTTTTGAGCTGGATAGTTTACATCACAAAGACATCTTTACGATACAAGATGATGGTTTCTAGATTGGTCAAACATTTTCTCGTATCAATATCACGTGTCCTGTTCATAGATCAGTGAATGTGAAATCCCCTTGGTCTGACTAACTTGAGGTGAAAATGGCACTATCCACTTTTCTAACCCACCAGAAGACTGGGTTTGGGATTATGGTTCACTTACCACCAATGTGATCTTCTTTTCTACCCCATTTGGATGTCAGTACCTGGTGACTTTGGGTTTGGGTGTAGTTTACTTGCAATGTAATTTTATCTGGTGTGATTCCCTTtccattaatttaaaaagttgaatTTAGTATTCACACCCTGCACTACCTATTATAAGTAGTGTACGTATAAGATATATTGttagaataatttgtttcaaaaactGTACTTGGAGAAAgaatataacaattatttataatcatttatcaatttgctttattataattaaattttgtcatTTCTGTAAAAAGTTAAGAGAAAGTTGTTACtgtaataaagtaaagaaaatgtcatCTCACAGTATTTATTTCACACATCTAGTTAAAAGAGGAGCTACCAGCCCAGAAGAAGGACCATCATGTACTGTCtttgattgtaaaataaaagaacaaaaaaagaacaaaataatgatgACATTATTTCCATGTTTAGTGAGAGTAATGATGAAACTGTTGTGAACAGGGATTGATATTTACACACTGAGATACTTGTCCTTTGGAAAAATAAACAGCATTTCATACTCACCTGAAGTTTCTGAGCAAAGGAAGACTCAAATTACTCAATGAAACTTCTCTATTCGGCTGtcgataaatattttttatggctATCTTCATAATTCAGTTTTATAGCCTCTGAACTTGCTGAAGTTTGGGGGTTTTGTTTCTTTACCTGGCATTTACTGAGGCTTCTAACATCCTCTTCTGATAACATCATTTATCAGTTTGCTTAATATTTAGGGGCATATCCCCTTTATTCTTTATGGATCCTGTTCTGTCATGAGTGGCATCTGTCTTGATAAACTGGTCAAAAAGGCACTGTGAGGCTGTAATGACTTAATTATACTTTCCATagcacaacacacacacatacaccactGGGATAGGGTGTTTCAcaagatgttttatttcataatgtgCCTGTTCTCAACCATACTCACCCATGGGTGAAGTAGAAGTGAATAGCTACCCATCCCTCTGATGCCTTAAATTCAATCAGTTACGTGTGggctaattttcaaaatataatttttgtggtCATCTGTTGCACTGTCTTAGATGGTGGTGTACCTTCAGACTCTTCACCACACTTTTTCCCCATTTCCAGTGGACTATGAGAACCCTTACCACTTTTCAATTCCAAGCCACTCGGGTACTGGGCCACGGAAACATTCTCCTGGACatgataatgtaaaatacatgattataaaatgtacaaagtTGGTTACAAAactattcagttgagagtagggtaCTGGGTTTCTACCAGAATAGATGACAAGCTGTTCAATTTTAATCATTGGAATGAGATGTTAAAATTCCAATTTATTCATTGAATTGAATCCCTTATAATATCCCCACATGGGTGTCAGTTCTCAGTATGTGTGTTTTGGATTTATTACTGAACCAATCAGCACAGGACCTCACACATGTATTACAGGTGTCTTTATTTCCTTACTCAGTTACACTTGTTCCTCCATCCATGTTGTGGGTTACCTTGATGGTACTTGCAGATCAATATGGTTTTTCTTCTAATGCCATCTCTTGATTTTATTATTCCAAGGATGATATTGCAGTGGGAATGGTTCTTGTCAGTTTGGTTTTGAGCTGGATAGTTTACATCACAAAGACATCTTTACGATACAAGATGATGGTTTCTAGATTGGTTAAACATTTTCTCGTATCACTATCACGTGTCCTGTTCATAGATCACTGAATGTGAAATCCCCTTGGTCTGACGAACTTGAGGTGAAAATGGCACTATCCACTTTTCTAACTCCACCAGAAGACTGGGTTTGGGATTATGGTTCACTTACCACCAATGTGATCTTCTTTTCTACCCCATTTGGATGTCAGTACCTGGTGACTTTGGGTTTGGGTGTAGTTTACTTGCAATGTAATTTTATCTGGTGTGATTCCCTTtccattaatttaaaaagttgaatTTAGTATTCACACCCTGCACTACATATTATAAGTAGTGTACGTATAAGATATATTGttagaataatttgtttcaaaaactGTACTTGGAGAAAgaatataacaattatttataatcatttatcaatttgctttattataattaaattttgtcatTTCTGTAAAAAGTTAAGAGAAAGTTGTTACtgtaataaagtaaagaaaatgtcatCTCACAGTATTTATTTCACACATCTAGTTAAAAGAGGAGCTACCAGCCCAGAAGAAGGACCATCATTTACTGTCtttgattgtaaaataaaagaacaaaagtgTGATGTTACCAGTGATACTGAGGTAACTATAGGTTTATAACTGTTATGGTTCTGTTAATTAgagaaaatagatattttttatagaatatgTGTAATGTTGAAGTTGTATGGTATCTTAGGATgataatatagttattttataggtaatattttaaagaaatgttgagCTGtgattacaaaatttataaagttcaaatgttttgtaacaagttattagaatacaaaataaaaggatgaagtaagttaaaaaataaaaaagaagaaagaatagGAAATTGTAACATGTGTAACAATATTGTACAAGTGTAACaatattatagaaattatttagaaCAGATTTAATTGTAGTGAAGCTGTGTTATTTGAAGTTTGGAGTTCACTTGTAACAGATatactttctttaattaaaactttagtgTTGGATGATCTGGTTGATATGACTTCTTAATCAAGAGGGGATCACAAATACCCATTAAGAATGGTATTCcctttttgtgtttttgttatttaaatcagttttccagtgaagatattttgtagtttatgaaGACAGCTTACCAAACATGGTTCCAAAATCAAAATACAGTTTGTATGTTTTGAGAGCTTATGTGCAGTAATTGTATTCAGTTTCAATTGCATTATTGATTCTTTTTGTTCTAGAACATGTATGTCACAGTTAAAACTGAACAAAGTGATGATTCAACAAATGATGACATTATTTCCATGTTCAGTGAGAGTGATAATGAAACTGTTGATTGTTCACAACATGATGTTATGAGTTTGAAAAGTGAACCAAAAGAGGAGTTACAACAAATTAACTGTCAGTTAAAAGGTTTATCAGGTGAGTGTAAACATTAATAACTGTACCCATTAACCATCTGGTGTGTAGACATACCAGTATAAAAGTGATGTTactgaaataatgttaataattcacagttcatacttttattatttcatctgCTAAATACTCTGTTATATGTGTGCTTTTTTTCTCAGTTCTAACAACCAATCGCTTACGTTTTAACTATTCCAATGACCttgaacataaatatataaactattgtTTTGGAATTTGTTATGCATCATTTAAGTTGCCATGAAACTTGTGgacacatttctttaaaataaaactttcattcaaGGGATATGAAATGATAACTATTTATTATTCAGATAATAAATGAATTTCATAGTTTGTGAAATTCACTGTGTTAAACCATAATCATAGTTACTGATTCAGTTACTAAGTCGTTATATCTAAATTTGTATTGATTAATTAGTGTGTTTCTTTAAATGTATCTTTTGATTGTAGATCTGAATCCATACCTGAACAACTATTCTGGAAAACAGTTTCCTGGACATCATGTTGTAAAGACAAAATCTCTTGTTTCAAAGTCAACAAATTACAGGTCACTGAATCAAAGTGGTGATAATATATTTGATGAAACACTGTTGAGAGTGAAAAACCAGAAAATATCTAACATTTCCCATGTTGAATCTATGTCATACAGTAATAATGTGTGTGACAAAGAATTGGGAAAAAATCATAGTCCAGAATTAAATGTTAAGTCACACAAGAAACTGTACAGATGTGAAGAGTGTGGTAAACAAGTATCAAagagtaatttaaaaatacacctGAGGGTACATGTTCAGGATAAACCACACAGTTGTAACTTGTGTGGGAAGACATTTAGAACTAAAAGCCAACTTAACAGACATGAGaaaatacacactggagagaaaccacaCAGATGTTTAGTGTGtggtaaaattttttttaaaaataacgatttaaaaatacatcaaagaacacatactggggagaaaccatacagctgTTTAGTGTGTGGGgaaacatatttaacaaatagtagtttaaatgtacatatgagaacacatactggggagaaaccatacagttgcttagtgtgtggaaaacatttttcaacaaatagtaatttaaaagtacatctaagaacacatactggggagaaaccatatgGTTGTTTAGACTGTGGAAAAAcgttttcaacaaataataatttaaaaatacatttgagaacacatactggagagaaaccatacaattGTTCAGAGTGTGGAAAAACATGCTCAACAAATAACAGTTTGAAAATGCATCTGAGAACACATAATGGGGAGAAACTACACCGTTGTTTACTGTGtgagaaacattttttaacaaatagtggtttaaatgtacatatgaaaacacatactggagagaaaccgTACAGTTGTGTAGTTTGTCATAAAGGATTtctaaacaaaagttatttaaaactacaTGAGAGagtacacactggagagaaaccatacagttgtttaatttgtgataaaacatTTAAGACTAAAAGTAGTCTTAACATACATGAGAGATTACACACTGGAGAAAAACCACACAGATGTTTAGTGTGCGGGAAAAATTTTTCCACAAAATCATACGTACGAGAACATATGAGTATACACACTGGAGAAAAACCGTACATTTGTGTGGTGTGTAATAAAGGATATCGAACCAACTGTTTGctaaaacaacacaacaaagtaCATATGAAGAAAAAACCACACAGCTGTTTAGTGTGTggtgaaattttttttaaaaatagcgatttcaaaatacatcaaagaacaCATACTGTGAAGAAACCATACAGCTGTTTAGTGTGTGGGgaaacatatttaacaaatagtagtttaaatgtacatatgaaaacacatactggggagaaaccatacagttgcttagtgtgtggaaaacattttttaacaaatagtaatttaaaaGCACACACGAAAATACATACTAAGAAGAAACGATATATTTGTAAGGTGTGCCAGGAAGAATTTCCTAACAATGGTGAATTAAAACAACATGAGAGAATACACTGGGATAGAACCTTACAGTTCTGTTGTTTCTGATAAGACAGTTACAAGTAACTCATCTTAATGAACATTAGTAGTAATCATATTACACATGAGAATACACATTGTAGAAAACCTGTACATTTGTGTAGTGTGTAATAAAGGATATTGAAGCAATTGTCTGTTGAACAATAAAGTTTATATAGAATGTAAACTCTGTAGTGTGTTGGAAAATATTTTCTGACAATATTTAAAAGTACAGCTAAAAATGCGCTGAGGACAAATCATGTTCTTTTAGTGCATAGTAAAAGTTTTCAACAAATAGCAGTTTGAATGTACATCTGACAACACATATTGTAAAGAGTCTACAATTGTAtagtcagtgatgacgagaaacccacttgttgagaaatatatatgcaaaaacaacttcacatgtgaacaggaagaaaacaatcaaatatcatttcttaacctcaaaattacaagaactgatacacaatttcaaacagaaatccaccgaaaaatcattcatactggactatacattccttgggactcagcacatgaaacaaaacaaaaaactcaacatactaagaaaccaaataaacacagccataaaactatgttcaccagataaaattaacgatgaattagacaaaataaaacaatacttcaccaacatcaaaaagtttcctccacaaaccgtagaaaacattatacgcacacacctacacagaaagcaaaatcaaccaactaaagtaaatacagctcacgaatcaaaaaaccacgaaaccatatactgctgtataccatatattcccgacatcagcaaacaaataaccaacatttggcaaaaattagtaacaaaatatgacattccaattaataccaaatttattcaaaaacccggcacaaaactgaggtctatactatgtaaaaactacactgacaaacaccacaccaacattatttataaaatacaatgtgataactgccacgacttctgtattggagaaacaagtagaaaaatggaaaccagattcaaagaacataaaaagtcaccttcacacgttttcgaacactgcaagtcaaataaacacaacataaccatagaaaacactcaaatactaaataaagaaacaaacataaacaaacgtaaaattaaagaagccttacttatacaacaacttaaacccaaaataaaccaatataaaggaacgcctttatacctatattaatataataaataaaattatatattcaaacatctaataccgccctctacatttcgacacacagttacacaaccccctttcaaacatgtggtcagcttccggtcagttacctctttctttgtgaacctgacgatgaccgaagaaggtcgaaacgttgttcgctcttctatgtaaagtgttttctcagcccaaacgagccgtttttgcatatacaattGTATAGTGTATCATAACTTGTAAGCAACAGTCAGAACAACAGAGAAAGAACAAACTGGAGAGAAATGTTATAGTTGTATAGTTTGTGATAAATCATATGCACATAAAAGTCATTTTAAGATACATGGGAAGAAACATGCTGGtgaaaaaaacattcagttgTGTATAATAAGAGATTTGTAACAAATGATAAAGTAACAGAACATGATGAAGTACACACCAGGGAGAAACCATGAAGTTGTTTATtgtgtaataaacatttcaaagcaATAACCATTTATAAAAACATGAGATAATTCACACTAGGAAGAAACCATACACTTATGTagtttgtgatttaaaaaaaaaaaaaagtcaacctACGTGAGAAGATATGCACATGTGTGTAGTGACATTAGAACACATGAAGTGACACAGAATGAGGAGAACCATTCAGTTTTGTAGTGCTtggtaaataatttgtaataacccAAAACTAATTAAGATATACTGATGAAAAACAACACAGTTGGGTTGCTGTGGTGAAGAGTGTGTGGTTTGGGATTTGTAATAAATAGTAACATGGAAAATTTATTAACACACAGTGTAGTAGTTTAGTAAAGAAAGTGTAGGTAATGAACacgttaaaacataaaaatttacaaaGTTGCAGGGAAATTCTTAAATCAAAGTGGTGATATGCTGAGGAAAGATAAAAACATACATGAAGTATACAAGTTTTGTGTGTGGCAGGGATTTTGGAAGGAAAAACTGATAAGCAATAAAAGAATCGCAAAACATTTGGGATTAAACAGTTCTCTTAAGTTGTGTGTTTGTAAAGAAGTGAATTACACAGTGAAGTCATATCCTAAagtttatatatcatattaatcCATGATGTAAAACCAATCTATATAGTTGGATGAGAAATTATACAGTTGTGATGTCAGTAGTGAGAACTTTTATAATGCGTAATATGTAATGAAAgatattcaataaaacaacagTCAATCAGTAAAGAGAATTgataaaatgtgtttgtaataTATGTGTTTCTAAGGCTGTTATAGGTACAGTGAAATATGTAAGCAATGTTTTTACACTGGAGAAAAATCTAGTGACTTTGGAGGACATTGAGTTGCATAGATTATGGAAACTATGGCAACTTACATATGTGGTGATTTAATTAACAcaggggagaaaccatacagttgtagtGTCTGTCACAGTAATGTACATATTGTTTTTAGTAACACATCATCTACAGTAAGATAATCATACTTTTCTGTAAAGATCTGTAAGAGAAACATAAAGACAACCACAAGGTAAGTACAGATTCTGCTTTGATCTTTGTGTACACAcatgttttcttttaaaccagaaaagacaaaaactttgattaaaacacCAGAAATGTGTCTTCTCTAGTGTAGGATTGGAATGAGGTAGACTGACTTGAGTATGAGATTTAAGGCAAACTTTGatagaaatattattaacaaaggCCATAAAACCTGTTTTCTGCTTCAAGATGAG from Tachypleus tridentatus isolate NWPU-2018 chromosome 1, ASM421037v1, whole genome shotgun sequence harbors:
- the LOC143230694 gene encoding uncharacterized protein LOC143230694 isoform X1; the encoded protein is MFSESNDETVDCSQRDVMSLKSEPKEELQQINCQLEGLSVKSGATSPEEGPSFTVFDCKIKEQNKEQNNDDIISMFSESNDETVDCSQSDVMSLKSEPKEELQQINCQLEGLSVKRGATSPEEGPSFTVFDCKIKEQKCDVTSDTENMYVTVKTEQSDDSTNDDIISMFSESDNETVDCSQHDVMSLKSEPKEELQQINCQLKGLSDLNPYLNNYSGKQFPGHHVVKTKSLVSKSTNYRSLNQSGDNIFDETLLRVKNQKISNISHVESMSYSNNVCDKELGKNHSPELNVKSHKKLYRCEECGKQVSKSNLKIHLRVHVQDKPHSCNLCGKTFRTKSQLNRHEKIHTGEKPHRCLVCGKIFFKNNDLKIHQRTHTGEKPYSCLVCGETYLTNSSLNVHMRTHTGEKPYSCLVCGKHFSTNSNLKVHLRTHTGEKPYGCLDCGKTFSTNNNLKIHLRTHTGEKPYNCSECGKTCSTNNSLKMHLRTHNGEKLHRCLLCEKHFLTNSGLNVHMKTHTGEKPYSCVVCHKGFLNKSYLKLHERVHTGEKPYSCLICDKTFKTKSSLNIHERLHTGEKPHRCLVCGKNFSTKSYVREHMSIHTGEKPYICVVCNKGYRTNCLLKQHNKVHMKKKPHSCLVCGEIFFKNSDFKIHQRTHTVKKPYSCLVCGETYLTNSSLNVHMKTHTGEKPYSCLVCGKHFLTNSNLKAHTKIHTKKKRYICKVCQEEFPNNGELKQHERIHWDRTLQFCCF
- the LOC143230694 gene encoding uncharacterized protein LOC143230694 isoform X2; this encodes MFSESNDETVDCSQRDVMSLKSEPKEELQQINCQLEGLSVKSGATSPEEGPSFTVFDCKIKEQNKEQNNDDIISMFSESNDETVDCSQSDVMSLKSEPKEELQQINCQLEGLSDLNPYLNNYSGKQFPGHHVVKTKSLVSKSTNYRSLNQSGDNIFDETLLRVKNQKISNISHVESMSYSNNVCDKELGKNHSPELNVKSHKKLYRCEECGKQVSKSNLKIHLRVHVQDKPHSCNLCGKTFRTKSQLNRHEKIHTGEKPHRCLVCGKIFFKNNDLKIHQRTHTGEKPYSCLVCGETYLTNSSLNVHMRTHTGEKPYSCLVCGKHFSTNSNLKVHLRTHTGEKPYGCLDCGKTFSTNNNLKIHLRTHTGEKPYNCSECGKTCSTNNSLKMHLRTHNGEKLHRCLLCEKHFLTNSGLNVHMKTHTGEKPYSCVVCHKGFLNKSYLKLHERVHTGEKPYSCLICDKTFKTKSSLNIHERLHTGEKPHRCLVCGKNFSTKSYVREHMSIHTGEKPYICVVCNKGYRTNCLLKQHNKVHMKKKPHSCLVCGEIFFKNSDFKIHQRTHTVKKPYSCLVCGETYLTNSSLNVHMKTHTGEKPYSCLVCGKHFLTNSNLKAHTKIHTKKKRYICKVCQEEFPNNGELKQHERIHWDRTLQFCCF